In the genome of Microplitis demolitor isolate Queensland-Clemson2020A chromosome 5, iyMicDemo2.1a, whole genome shotgun sequence, the window TGCCAGTACACCCAACTTAAATCAAATCGCTCAAAGCtcatttaatcaaaatatttaaacaaaaacatatcaagtattttacctaataatttaaagaccAAATCATtccgtgtttttttttacggcaTTTTTACTCCCgccactttttgaaaatagttAATGACAACTGTCATGAccgtattcaaattttatcaattcaaaaaaaattacatttgtcaTTAATTGGAAGTTAAATggatttggaaaataaattttagtaaaatcttgacgtcaattttataattcaaatttttggatgtcaaatttatttaccaaatttcgttttacttcaaattgatgataattttgttaaaaaatttatgtcccGACAATTGCAACTGCgcggtcttttttttttttattgaaactaattttttttttgattaattaataaaattataatccgGTTATGATAATTAAGTCATTGAAAGGTTTAAAAAGGAGGGGAAAGTGCCTAAAAACGcatttaattcttaattttaaaaataagaagacGGTGCTCAAAATGTgcgtcaaaaattttctgaaaaaaaaaaaaaagatacaaaacgcacaataaaaaattattataattaactataattaaatatatataaatggtagtgatttaatttaatttaataatatttataagtttatatatatatatatatatattaagtgtaaataaaaaaatctccaaatcctttgtaaattttacgagtagtttttaagaaaaaagaagTATTTATgtgtagaaatatttttatgtaatatagACAACTGAAATTCAAAGTGCCTATATATCACTCTACCAACTAttgtttcaatataaaaaaaaaaattttaatctctgactaaattttgaatgaaaaagtaaaaaatattttttaaaaattctgataaatatttttctaaataaaaatttgaaaaagtgtcttgaaattttaatgtaaaaaattgctcagtaatttttattctttcattacTCGTTTGctcaaatgtaatttttaagtttaaaaaagacaagtaattttaaattttgctctctgtaattttaaattatatgaacCAATGTCGATTGTTTGTACTGTTGCTctctatactttttttatactaattgAAACATAGTCAGGATTATTTGAATTGTAACGCAGAAACCCCGAGGGTTAatgaaattacttatttttaaatatttatttttaaaagttatgccaaatgttttaaaatttatgtcaaatAAATGTTCTAAGTTATTCTGTTCTGTATTTTGTATGttcacttataaaaaaaaatgaaattttaaacctcGTGGTGTTTctgtaattttcaataaaaaaaaaaatttttcttgaaattttgtaatttttctttccagtttccttaaaaaaatttatcagcaaAATCCTggattttccaattttttttttcttttctaggaaattaaattttgctgACCAAGTTATggtgtttatatttttcagagGATATTTAACCCATCCTCTTTTTCacactaaaattaattgacggAACTTTGTTGTGGTCAtgcaataaatgataatttaaaaacaagtttTCTATGACGAAtcagaatttttgaattcatgatcatttatcaaaaataattaattgtttttttttctttacttattaattaaaatttattttcaaatgtatgataaaatatGACAGTTAATTAGTCTATTGTAATAATATGacgtcaattatttttacgcggcaaatttaaaagtttaaaagaaaaatattttgaaaatttaattcatcagTCCcctgataaaaatgtataataaaaatatatataaatagtattttgcTTTACTGGCTAAGATTTGATCCAGACTactagggtttttttttttaatttaaaaaatttccggaCTTACAAATTTGTCGGCGATCGGAAcacgaaattaattttttctacaaaaaaaaatccataaattataaaaaaaaaaattttattaacattttcaataaatataaatattgacaatcaaattataaaaattctccaTAAAACTCTTGCAAGTACAGCGAATAAAATTGCAATTATTGCAAAATTTCTGTACATTGATGGGTACATGATATTTGGTGATACGGAGACagattcattattattattattatttaatttactaagtGATGCAGGCGAATCATCAATAAGTTCCGCCTTCATCGAATGTTTGGTCGCTTGCACGATTTTAACAGTGACCATTTTCCCCATGATTTCGTCGTTCATCGGCAGCAGAACTTgttcataaaatttgttgtgtcccacaaaatgttttttatcatGAGAAATTTCAGTTACCAAAACTCTCTGAATTTCCCCGACTTTGTGGCCGTAGGGTTCGTAGGATTGGAAAAAATCCGACAGCTCCTTGGTCCTGCGTTTGACCAACTGGGTCGGGACCTTTGGCATCTTAGCAGCTGGAGTTCCAGGTCGcgggaaaaattgatttataaacaaactaggaaatttatttttaatacaaagaCTCATAGTTTCTGCAAAGTCTTTGTCTGTTTCAGTTGGAAATCCGCAAATGATGTCCGTGACGATGGTAACACCGGGTACTTTATCATTGAGGAAGTCAACGACCTGCTGGAACTCAGCTCTCGAGTACTCTCTCTTCATGTCCACGAGCACTTGGTCGCTACCCGACTGTACGGGAACATGGAGGAAACTGTAAACACGCGGGTGATTTAAAATCCTGCTTATTTCCTCAAGATGTTCGAGTATGTAAGGAGGATTAGTCATTCCCACCCGCATCATGCAGTCATCGGGTGTGATCTCTATTATTTTCCACAGCAATTCCGGCAGATTGGTACCGATGTCTCTTCCATAGGCGCCCGTATCTTCTGAAGTCAGCCATAACTCAACAACTCCTTCTTCAAAGGCCTGCTGAGCTCGCGCGACTATTTCTTCTGGTGGATAACTCCCCAGCTGTCCTCTTGCGTGCTTGGTCTTGCAGTAGGTGCACTGGTTCAGACACCCCGTGCTGATGGCGATGATTTCTATCAGCGGATTCCTTCTGACCTTGGGGAGAGCCAGTGAAGCTCCGCCAATTTTTCTACCCGCTTCTTTCTTCTGTCCCAAAAATCTCACGGTGTTGCCTTTTAACGTTTCCTCTACTACTTCGACGACGCGGTCAATCTGCTGGACTCCAATCACACTGAGTCCTTTTAGGAACCCGGTCTTTGGCGCTCCTTGGGGTACGCAACtgttagaaataataaaaaaataaattaataaagagaagaaaaataaatgggGATGGAACTTACCCAGCGACGACGACGTGctttccgtttttttttccagcTTCGATTTCATTTCTAAAATGATCCTCTGCTGGAGCTTTTACTGTGCAGGAGTTAAGCAGCCACAAGTCGGCTTTATCTTTTTCTTCAGTTAATTTGTACCCGAAAGCTGCAAGCTGACCAGCCATGTACTCAGTGTCCGAGCTGTTGTGAGTACACCCCCAGGTTTTTAGATAAATAGTCTGGGTACCAGGGATTATACTCGAGAGCACGGGAACCTCAGGCAATTCTTCGttagatttttcaatgtcctttttatttttagatctgatagttactttttttctggAGCTGTACCTCTCTTTGGGGGTTATATCTTGGGAGGAGATCAGATCCTCGATGTCCTCAATTATTTCTATGCACGGAgatgacatttttaaatgtctttaattatttaaacaaaatgacACTGGCACGTGGtctttgtttagttttttaacttgagataaaaatgatatattaaatacttattgtatttattacaattattggCACATGTAATGcaccataataataaatatatatttttttaaacgtctGTCGGTAAAATGTAGAATTCATAGATGGCgccaaagaaaaaattttgaattcaaattgcGGGGGTGGTGACACCTGCCGGGTAATTTTAAAGTACTAGTTAAATTGCTACTGAtagtaattagttttaaaactGAGAAATGTAGAATTCACAGATGGCGccaaagataaattttttgaatttagattGTGGGAAACAGCGATGCTTGctggataatttttaattacttgataattaCTAGGTAATTGTGATACTTGCAGTAATTAGTTT includes:
- the LOC103569327 gene encoding threonylcarbamoyladenosine tRNA methylthiotransferase; the protein is MSSPCIEIIEDIEDLISSQDITPKERYSSRKKVTIRSKNKKDIEKSNEELPEVPVLSSIIPGTQTIYLKTWGCTHNSSDTEYMAGQLAAFGYKLTEEKDKADLWLLNSCTVKAPAEDHFRNEIEAGKKNGKHVVVAGCVPQGAPKTGFLKGLSVIGVQQIDRVVEVVEETLKGNTVRFLGQKKEAGRKIGGASLALPKVRRNPLIEIIAISTGCLNQCTYCKTKHARGQLGSYPPEEIVARAQQAFEEGVVELWLTSEDTGAYGRDIGTNLPELLWKIIEITPDDCMMRVGMTNPPYILEHLEEISRILNHPRVYSFLHVPVQSGSDQVLVDMKREYSRAEFQQVVDFLNDKVPGVTIVTDIICGFPTETDKDFAETMSLCIKNKFPSLFINQFFPRPGTPAAKMPKVPTQLVKRRTKELSDFFQSYEPYGHKVGEIQRVLVTEISHDKKHFVGHNKFYEQVLLPMNDEIMGKMVTVKIVQATKHSMKAELIDDSPASLSKLNNNNNNESVSVSPNIMYPSMYRNFAIIAILFAVLARVLWRIFII